The Cryptococcus gattii WM276 chromosome B, complete sequence genome has a segment encoding these proteins:
- a CDS encoding Hypothetical protein (Similar to TIGR gene model, INSD accession AAW40903.1; CNA03020) yields the protein MAKKSHNPAEAYRKQLKAKELKKNKESRQKARETQVVKKDTRELDAEIRSLKAENNPDNKKKIQELESELKYVSKLKEKYVSEHPEEHDRIYNIRRKTDQQKEEGEGEASGSGQQLYDDRGRLRDPKRSVYYDPVYNPFGVPPPGMPYRERTAEEEESDEDESDDEIVMPEGPPPDSDEEGDSDDSDDSDDIPLPEGPPPPKPQAATLSGPPLPSGPPLAPNGSGFFPLPAGYQPPHHFAYGAPPRPPPSFRPPMPPRPYAPNAAHSRPPVPVQDPLSNKPTISYQAHKMAHALPIRPSVASGTSVSASPKSVSVGAPGEAKAPVTQSAGVPGASAEISAAPVLRDLRKETTVFVPRGVKRRKAGPGGSSNAAGGIKVNAAPGAGEIDEDGDEVKRPKLSEGEGLLGKLKGVLEGAPGMLSKNGSGEKRDLDDDYQKFLEGLGDIG from the exons ATGGCTAAGAAGAGCCACAACCCGGCCGAGGCATATC GCAAGCAGCTCAAGGCGAAAGAGCTCAAAAAG AACAAAGAATCAAGACAAAAAGCAAGAGAGACGCAGGTTGTAAAAAAGGATACAAGAGAGCTCGACGCAGAGATTCGTTCTCTCAAGGCTGAGA ATAATCCAGATAACAAGAAGAAAATCCAAGAACTGGAATCAGAGTTGAAATATGTTTCAAAGCTAAAGGAAAAATACGTCTCGGAGCATCCAGAGGAACATGATCGCATATACAACATACGGCGCAAGACGGATCagcagaaggaagagggcgAAGGCGAGGCTTCTGGATCGGGGCAGCAGCTTTACGACGATCGAGGGAGGTTAAGGGACCCAAAAAGGAGCGTCTATTATGATCCCGTATATAACCCGTTCGGTGTACCTCCGCCGGGAATGCCCTACCGGGAAAGAA CAGccgaggaagaggagagtgatgaagatgaaagCGATGACGAAATAGTAATGCCTGAAGGTCCGCCACCAGACAGTGATGAAGAGGGCGATAGTGATGATTCTGATGATTCGGACGATATCCCCCTACCCGAGGGACCGCCCCCTCCAAAGCCGCAGGCCGCCACTTTGTCTGGACCCCCTCTACCTAGCGGTCCGCCTTTGGCACCTAATGGCTCAGGCTTTTTCCCGCTACCGGCAGGATACCAACCTCCGCACCATTTTGCCTATGGTGCACCCCCTCGTCCACCCCCCAGCTTCCGTCCCCCCATGCCACCACGGCCTTACGCTCCTAATGCTGCTCATAGTAGGCCACCGGTACCTGTGCAAGACCCATTAAGCAATAAGCCAACTATTTCTTATCAGGCGCACAAGATGGCACATGCTCTGCCGATTCGACCTTCTGTGGCCAGCGGTACCAGTGTCTCTGCATCCCCCAAATCCGTATCTGTCGGGGCACCAGGCGAGGCGAAAGCTCCCGTGACACAATCTGCTGGAGTACCTGGAGCATCAGCAGAAATCTCTGCCGCTCCTGTGCTACGCGATTTACGCAAGGAAACGACAGTGTTTGTTCCACGAGGCGTCAAGCGACGTAAAGCAGGTCCGGGCGGTTCTTCTAATGCTGCAGGTGGAATAAAAGTGAATGCGGCACCGGGAGCAGGTGAGATtgatgaagatggggaTGAGGTCAAGCGACCCAAGTTGTcggaaggagaaggattACTGGGCAAATTGAAGGGGGTCCTCGAGGGTGCACCGGGCATGCTTAGCAAGAATGGGTCTGGCGAGAAGCGGGATCTGGACGATGACTACCAAAAGTTCCTGGAAGGACTGGGGGATATTGGGTAG
- a CDS encoding Arp2/3 complex 16 kDa subunit (p16-arc), putative (Similar to TIGR gene model, INSD accession AAW40905.1), whose product MSDYAFRKIDIDALDEDVLLPSDLYDPDPRGPDGVLEDAKRRSAEVRGLVSRGDVTGALNTILTDPPYGDGVDEAKNLTTSSLLLILNSTRSADIPNLIKNLDQVQQDRLMAYLYKGMAALGQGGEVSGSVLLTWHEKLTEAAGVGCIVRVMTDRKTL is encoded by the exons ATGTCAGACTACGCGTTCCGAAAGATCGATATCGATGCCTTGGACGAGGATGTTCTCCTGCCGTCCGATCTCTATGATCCCGATCCAAGAGGACCTGACGGTGTGCTCGAAGATGcgaagagaaggagtgCAGAGGTTAGGGGTTTAGTGAGCCG AGGCGATGTGACTGGTGCGCTCAATACTATCTTGACAGATCCTCCATATGGTGACGGTGTGGATGAAGCCAAG AACCTTACAACTTCGTCTCTCCTACTCATCCTCAACTCTACACGCTCAGCTGATATCCCAAACTTGATCAAGAATCTCGACCAAGTGCAGCAAGACCGATTGATGGCGTACCTCTACAAGGGAATGGCGGCGTTGGGTCAGGGCGGAGAAGTCAGTGGAAGTGTGCTCTTGACGTGGCATGAAAAG CTCACCGAGGCTGCGGGCGTTGGGTGTATTGTGCGAGTTATGACCGATCGGAAAACGTTGTAA
- a CDS encoding ER to Golgi transport-related protein, putative (Similar to TIGR gene model, INSD accession AAW40907.1) produces the protein MNPQTYPAVNPYPPTQSAPSTGPGSGFPPKSGLAGMTPHSMSSTPVPNMAPGAGVRGGLPEERNVAQRVRENTNVWARKWQGLLDRSTPHVLERWLVTLGLFLLFALNVILRQGWYIVCYALAIYILNLFLAFLQPRFDPSLAEDLAADDVEEGAPGLPGAGPAKTQGGFKGLLNGFSSGEDDEEFRPFIRRLPEFKFWYSATKANAIALLCTITRATDVPVYWPILLVYFFTLFGLTMRRQIQHMIKYKYVPFDLGKKARYGRK, from the exons ATGAAT CCACAGACATACCCAGCGGTCAATCCCTATCCTCCGACGCAGTCAGCACCCTCAACAGGTCCCGGCTCAGGCTTCCCACCTAAATCAGGTCTCGCAGGCATGACGCCCCATTCCATGTCATCTACTCCCGTCCCCAACATGGCTCCAGGCGCAGGCGTGCGGGGAGGTCTTCCAGAGGAAAGGAACGTCGCCCAGCGTGTCAGGGAGAACACCAACGTATGGGCCAGGAAGTGGCAGGGATTGTTGGACAGATCAACACCTCATGTCCTTGAAAGATGGTTGGTTACCCTTGGATTGTTCTTGCTGTTTGCCCTCAATGTCATCCTTCGTCAAGGT TGGTACATTGTATGCTACGCCCTTGCCATCTACATCCTCAACCTATTCCTCGCGTTTCTCCAGCCTCGATTCGACCCGTCATTGGCTGAAGACTTGGCTGCGGATGATGTTGAAGAGGGTGCTCCTGGCTTGCCAGGCGCCGGCCCCGCCAAGACTCAGGGCGGATTCAAAGGATTATTGAACGGCTTCTCGAGTGGGGAGGACGATGAAGAGTTTAGGCCTTTTATCAGGCGTCTTCCAG AGTTCAAATTCTGGTACTCTGCCACCAAGGCTAATGCTATTGCTCTGCTTTGTACCATTACTCGCGCCACTGATGTCCCCGTGTACTGGCCTATTCTGCTCGTTTACTTTTTCACCTTGTTTGGATTGACCATGCGCAGACAGATTCA ACACATGATCAAGTACAAGTATGTGCCTTTCGACCTTGGCAAGAAGGCGCGATACGGAAGGAAGTAA
- a CDS encoding Ubiquitin-protein ligase, putative (Similar to TIGR gene model, INSD accession AAW40909.1) — protein sequence MNTHVAARLQQLASSYPPHTALFYARIWHTLAPATDNNHDSLHALALAFLQAAEPYSAIHLVRDHTGLDNLDLDLEIRFERTDKVCGGCAMIVARCYLTLPTPSSNPATAYLLLANLSHKGKSPETAIENYRKALDEDPWMWEAFTSLCDVGTLDFTVVSLFQPTQHASRSSRPPLSPNVHRQKSPIEPAPGVLRLHQAQAGVGNSGGLFTPDVEGMGGKTGLGMMGNTSSWDSSSIMGDATFALPEQQTKRPFPSFMSTATSFLPSSLRGGTSTPAGSDSPPKLPTMKRPRGKDPVKRPGPVETPQSQMSSGLPLARELRPNGAKYEDSDAPRRSSRLKTTTSKSSSKNPRDPRVTRSRSVTSSNSNNEAPSPPSLTSQDAILQKEADEYLKDIVKKCARVYKSLSQYQCQQAIKEVDVLPGELKTSPWAMEILGRAFYEIANYAMARRAFTFLQQQEPYRIQSMEQFSTLLWHLTDLPALSYLSQSLISISRTSPQAWIAVGNCFSLQKDHDEAMRCFRRATQLDEGCAYAWTLCGYEAVEMEEYERAMAFYRTAIRTDARHYNAWYGMGLVYLKTDRPRYAEHHFRRAVEINPTNPVLLCCVGMALEKSDDVVQALHFYERASKYAPTSAMVQFKRIRALVALQRYDEAISALEPLTHSAPDEANVFFLLGKCLFKKERRQEATVAFTNARELEPKLESAINAVLVANGEEGEESE from the exons ATGAATACCCACGTCGCAGCCCGTCTCCAACAGCTCGCATCCTCATACCCGCCACACACAGCCCTCTTCTACGCCCGCATATGGCATACCCTGGCTCCAGCCACAGACAACAACCATGACTCCCTCCACGCTCTTGCACTCGCTTTCCTCCAGGCAGCGGAGCCATATTCAGCCATACACCTCGTCAGAGACCACACTGGCCTCGACAACCTCGACTTGGACCTTGAAATCAGGTTCGAAAGGACAGACAAGGTGTGTGGTGGGTGTGCCATGATCGTTGCCCGCTGCT ATTTAACATTGCCTACACCCTCGTCAAATCCTGCAACGGCATATCTCCTGCTGGCCAACCTCTCGCACAAGGGCAAATCTCCAGAAACAGCCATCGAAAATTATAGGAAAGCACTTGATGAAGATCCTTGGATGTGGGAAGCCTTTACTAGCCTCTGTGACGTTGGTACGCTGGATTTTACTGTTGTGTCTCTTTTTCAGCCAACCCA GCACGCCTCGCGATCGTCAAGACCCCCTTTATCGCCAAACGTTCATCGCCAAAAGTCTCCTATAGAGCCAGCACCTGGCGTACTGAGGCTCCACCAAGCGCAAGCTGGTGTTGGCAATAGTGGCGGATTGTTTACACCTGATGTCGAGGGAATGGGAGGGAAAACGGGTCTTGGTATGATGGGCAACACTTCGTCTTGGGA CTCTTCATCCATAATGGGCGACGCCACTTTTGCGCTCCCTGAACAACAGACCAAGAGACCATTTCCGTCGTTCATGTCAACTGCTACCAGttttcttccatcatctcttCGGGGTGGTACATCCACCCCAGCAGGGAGTGATTCTCCTCCCAAACTGCCCACTATGAAACGTCCCCGAGGCAAAGATCCTGTCAAAAGGCCGGGGCCGGTCGAAACGCCCCAGTCACAGATGAGCAGCGGACTGCCCCTTGCCAGAGAATTGAGGCCAAACGGTGCAAAATACGAAGACTCGGATGCTCCTCGGCGTAGCTCGCGGCTCAAAACAACAACCTCTAAATCTTCGTCTAAAAACCCCCGCGATCCGCGCGTCACGCGCTCTCGATCAGTCACTTCCTCCAACTCCAATAACGAggctccttctcctccctcGTTGACATCGCAAGATGCGATTCTACAAAAGGAAGCGGATGAGTATCTCAAGGATATAGTGAAAAAATGCGCAAGGGTTTACAAAAGTCTAAGTCAATATCAATGCCAGCAAGCCATCAAGGAGGTGGATGTTTTGCCTGGAGAATTGAAGACATCACCATGGGCAATGGAAATTTTAGGGAGGGCGTTTTATGAAATTGCCAACTATGCCATG GCACGACGAGCATTTACATTTCTTCAACAGCAAGAACCGTACCGCATCCAATCCATGGAGCAGTTCTCCACTCTTCTTTGGCATCTCACCGATCTACCTGCGCTTTCATACCTTTCTCAAAGCTTGATCTCAATCAGTCGTACCTCTCCTCAAGCTTGGATCGCCGTGGGGAATTGCTTTAGCTTGCAAAAAGACCATGATGAAGCTATGAGATGTTTCAGGAGAGCGACACAACTTGACGAAGGTTGCGCATATGCATGGACATTGTGTGGATATGAAGCAGTAGAGATGGAAGAGTATGAGAGGGCTATGGCGTTCTATAGAACCGCCATCAGAACAGATGCGCGGCATTATAACGCTTG GTATGGGATGGGGTTAGTTTATCTCAAAACAGATAGGCCGCGATATGCGGAGCATCACTTTAGAAGGGCCGTCGAAATTAACCCGACCAATCCTGTCCTCTTATGTTGCGTTGGCATG GCGTTGGAAAAGTCTGACGACGTTGTGCAAGCTCTTCATTTTTACGAGCGTGCCTCCAAATACGCACCCACCTCCGCGATGGTGCAGTTCAAACGCATTCGGGCCCTTGTCGCTCTTCAACGGTACGACGAGGCCATTTCAGCGCTCGAACCCCTCACACATAGCGCACCGGACGAAGCAAatgtcttcttcttgctggGAAAATGTTTATtcaagaaggagagaaggcAAGAAGCCACAGTGGCTTTTACGAATGCTCGTGAACTGGAACCCAAGTTGGAAAGCGCCATCAATGCTGTTTTGGTTGCAAacggagaagaaggagaggagtCGGAATAA
- a CDS encoding Hypothetical protein (Similar to SGTC gene model, INSD accession EAL23649.1; CNBA2960): MYPHHAHLPSLHQVVLDYVITNAYASTAKSLSQIHAPGREVFPSDDTAMSSDLKAAANNNANGGQTTNGEADGMDVDVEMDGEGDNANSGEKSDKSLDQGLALDEQALNMIERRREILEYILNGSIDIAVDLLNRHFPLVLSCAEPMTSNYSTAANGTTSNGTVTPKPRLSSSGGPLHSESSINHSIPVLNSSAHPDHIRLNLQIQRFIESFRQMNPYSPSSPSSSTSSPANSQTFNGSTGVTLTHALSAAHGLHSEAKKLPADVRAVYLQEIKDVGALFAYENAEMSPLKGFLEQGRRIKLAEQVNKAILRSEGRAPHSQLEDYAKRLEVYYKVLEGNDIDPTPPWTAKDGLAKEHLASYWKYHELKNFNLHDFASLSW, translated from the exons ATGTATCCCCATCATGCTCATCTCCCGTCCCTC CATCAAGTAGTACTAGATTATGTGATAACCAACGCATATGCCTCCACTGCCAAATCTCTGTCTCAAATCCATGCTCCAGGACGGGAAGTGTTTCCCTCAGACGATACAGCAATGTCCTCAGACTTGAAGGCAGCAGCCAACAACAATGCCAACGGAGGTCAGACGACCAATGGTGAAGCGGATGGAATGGACGTTGATGTGGAAATGGATGGGGAAGGTGACAATGCAAATTCAGGAGAGAAATCAGACAAGAGCCTTGATCAAGGGCTTGCTCTTGACGAACAAGCTTTAAATATGATTGAGCGACGCCGAG AAATACTAGAGTATATTTTAAACGGATCCATCGACATCGCGGTGGATTTACTTAACCGCCATTTCCCATTGGTTCTTTCCTGCGCTGAACCCATGACCTCAAATTACAGCACTGCTGCAAACGGCACGACCAGCAATGGCACTGTAACTCCCAAACCACGCCTATCTTCTAGTGGTGGCCCTCTACACTCTGAATCGTCCATCAATCATAGCATTCCGGTTTTGAACTCTTCGGCTCACCCTGATCACATTCGACTCAATCTTCAAATACAGCGATTTATCGAATCCTTTCGTCAAATGAACCCCTATtcaccttcctctccttcttcctcgacATCCTCTCCAGCGAACTCACAAACATTCAACGGGAGCACAGGTGTCACTCTTACGCATGCCTTATCTGCAGCGCATGGATTACATAGCGAAGCGAAGAAACTTCCTGCAGACGTGAGAGCGGTATATCTTCAGGAAATCAAAGATGTTGGGGCATTATTTGCGTATGAGAATGCGGAAATGAGTCCCTTGAAGGGGTTTCTGGAGCAGGGTAGGAGAATTAAACTTGCCGAACAGGTCAATAAGGCTATTCTAC GGTCCGAAGGCAGAGCGCCGCACAGCCAGCTCGAAGATTACGCAAAGAGACTAGAAGTATATTACAAAGTATTGGAAGGAAACGACATTGATCCAACACCCCCTTGGACAGCCAAAGATGGGCTTGCGAAAGAGCATCTGGCGTCC TACTGGAAATACCACGAACTTAAGAATTTCAATCTGCACGATTTTGCTTCCCTCAGTTGGTAG
- a CDS encoding Hypothetical protein (Similar to TIGR gene model, INSD accession AAW40913.1; CNA03070): MAQDPEAGISALSSRKIDFRTPRSPSDDSVAWVQLISKHKQLADLHDHFLTTLFDPLVPSSYHQLSIKYNIPSRLWQTAFFLILEQLRHAWISHHPSALDLLTDVVYDAYRFYSELLENQALSGLRGAWIEALGDLARYRMTMASHITDIDSRKERERIRDQKQTANGDNHQDPEGKPISSGASIGAEVAQNWDVEDKETWRVTARDWYTMGITEKPGEGRLHHHLALLCRDMKGQEGRALHHFVKSLIVTHEFSTSRETILPLFDSALQSQRSLPEATAMDLFIRLHGMLFTRISLDSFPNVLSRYVERLEEDARLDGVSRKATISQVDWMIMGVVNIAGVLQYGSTSGIIRKALAQEGAERRKAQAQNADDEEGEDVGENLEEVNGISNDTTLVPLQSPAAGDEPLPVTFTHAIFLTFAVFGFSVAHPNRIQGFHQVLNPYIIIILTFLATMFRQPHVGAHLLPYVPWQLLADFINSANFSLVEEKRLANGAPLPEDWLIRGSEWVGRRVYERGFWKGKSPSGRGSSGLIQAQPRSGERFQSEMDVLLSNFDASVDIQEGVVDEAEGTDLTDGPAAINQRRWKRVAWAVGVLAKSVEGFEIRDGKVYVEGVLEEKVREREVRKEEEERREREVLERKRQEREREEELLGLEMGEESDDQELADLRRKLQDLKAQAGAPTSRKSRKAASNVLDVVAGYTMLIFDTNILLDSLELVNRIVESGQWSVVVPLPVVTELDGLSKEQSALGNAARAAVALLEERIRTHALCLKIQTTKGNYLSDLLIRTEQIDSSTYASSEAIARTMDDRIIHIASFAQEHFMDRTILLGMPRPDKGATKVLLISNDRNLRLKAKARGVEVANEKELGVVLARV; encoded by the exons ATGGCTCAAGATCCGGAAGCTGGAATTTCTGCCCTTTCCAGCCGCAAGATAGACTTCAGAACCCCGAGATCGCCTTCCGACGATTCTGTCGCTTGGGTGCAGCTGATATCTAAACACAAGCA ACTCGCAGATCTCCATGACCATTTCTTAACTACTCTTTTTGATCCGCTCGTTCCTTCATCCTACCACCAGCTTTCTATTAAATATAACATTCCCTCGCGTCTGTGGCAGACTGCATTCTTTCTCATCCTTGAGCAACTTCGACACGCATGGATatctcatcatccttccGCTTTGGACCTCCTCACGGATGTGGTGTACGATGCGTACCGGTTCTACTCGGAGCTGCTGGAGAACCAAGCATTATCAGGACTGAGAGGGGCGTGGATCGAAGCGTTGGGCGACCTCGCTCGATACAGGATGACGATGGCTTCTCACATTACTGATATCGACTCCCGCAAAGAGAGAGAGCGTATTCGAGATCAAAAACAAACCGCCAACGGCGACAACCACCAGGATCCTGAAGGGAAGCCAATATCGTCAGGAGCAAGCATCGGAGCGGAAGTTGCCCAGAACTGGGATGTTGAAGATAAAGAGACTTGGCGAGTAACTGCGAGGGATTGGTACACGATGGGGATAACTGAGAAACCTGGAGAAGGGAGGTTGCACCATCATCTGGCTTTACTGTGTAGGGACATGAAGGGTCAAGAAGGAAGGGCACTTCATCATTTTGTGAAGAG CTTAATCGTCACCCACGAGTTCTCTACTTCCCGCGAAACCATTCTTCCTCTATTCGACTCGGCTCTCCAATCTCAACGTTCCCTCCCTGAAGCCACAGCAATGGATCTGTTCATCCGCTTGCACGGCATGCTCTTTACTAGGATTTCACTCGATTCCTTTCCCAATGTCCTGTCTCGTTATGTCGAGCGTCTTGAAGAAGACGCGAGGCTTGATGGTGTCAGTCGGAAGGCCACAATCAGCCAGGTGGACTGGATGATCATGGGGGTAGTGAATATTGCAGGGGTTTTGCAGTACGGTTCGACATCTGGTATAATCAGGAAAGCGTTGGCGCAAGAAGGGGctgagagaagaaaggcGCAAGCTCAGAACGcggatgatgaggaggggGAAGATGTAGGCGAAAATCTTGAAGAAGTCAACGGTATTTCCAACGATACTACACTTGTTCCTCTGCAAAGTCCCGCGGCTGGGGATGAACCGTTGCCCGTCACATTCACACACGCTATTTTCCTGACTTTTGCGGTCTTTGGATTCAGCGTTGCCCATCCGAATCGTATCCAAGGCTTTCATCAAGTTCTCAACCCCTACATAATCATTATCCTGACTTTTCTTGCCACGATGTTTCGTCAACCTCATGTAGGCGCCCATCTCTTGCCCTACGTCCCATGGCAATTGCTAGCAGATTTCATCAATTCCGCCAATTTCTCCCTTGTGGAGGAAAAGCGACTGGCGAACGGTGCTCCCCTACCTGAAGACTGGCTAATAAGAGGTAGTGAGTGGGTCGGGCGACGGGTATATGAACGTGGATTTTGGAAAGGAAAGTCTCCGTCTGGTCGAGGATCCAGTGGTTTGATTCAAGCTCAGCCACGTTCTGGCGAACGCTTCCAATCAGAAATGGACGTCCTTTTATCCAATTTTGACGCTTCGGTTGACATCCAGGAAGGTGTTGTAGACGAGGCGGAAGGAACCGACCTAACAGATGGACCAGCGGCAATAAACCaaaggagatggaaaagagTTGCCTGGGCTGTCGGTGTCTTGGCCAAGTCCGTTGAAGGTTTCGAAATCAGGGATGGGAAGGTATATGTGGAAGGTGTATTGGAAGAGAAGGtgagagaaagagaggtgagaaaagaagaagaagaaaggagggagagggaagtactggaaagaaagaggcaagaaagagaaagagaagaagaactgCTCGGATTGGAAATGGGCGAAGAAAGTGATGACCAGGAACTGGCCGACCTTCGAAGGAAACTGCAAGATCTTAAAGCTCAAGCGGGTGCACCAACGTCAAGAAAGAGCAGAAAGGCGGCCTCAAACGTCTTGGACGTCGTGGCAGGATATACTATGTTAATATTCGATACAAATATACTGCTCGACTCGTTAGAGTTGGTCAACAGAATTGTTGAAAGCGGTCAATGGAGCGTGGTGGTTCCTCTTCCAG TGGTAACTGAGTTGGATGGCTTGTCCAAAGAACAGAGCGCCTTGGGCAATGCGGCTCGTGCGGCCGTTGCTTTACTGGAGGAACGCATACGTACACACGCCCTTTGCCTCAAGATTCAGACCACTAAAGGCAACTATCTCTCGGACTTGCTCATCCGAACGGAACAAATTGACTCCTCCACGTATGCGTCTTCAGAGGCGATCGCACGTACTATGGACGATAGGATCATCCATATTGCGTCCTTTGCGCAAGAACACTTTATGGATCGGACGATTTTGCTTGGGATGCCAAGGCCGGACAAGGGTGCGACCAAGGTATTGTTGATCAGTAACGATAGGAATCTCAGGCTGAAGGCCAAGGCGAGGGGTGTTGAGGTTGCGAATGAGAAAGAGTTGGGCGTCGTTCTTGCGAGAGTCTAG